A window of Calliopsis andreniformis isolate RMS-2024a chromosome 3, iyCalAndr_principal, whole genome shotgun sequence contains these coding sequences:
- the Cysrs gene encoding cysteine--tRNA ligase, cytoplasmic: MAKRVQPSWVPPQRKNSSVLKLYNSLTRDKEVFVPQFGNRILWYSCGPTVYDASHMGHARSYISFDILRRVLSDYFGYDVLYVMNITDIDDKIIKRARQNYLYDKYVGEAHTLDEILDDAKSVMCIFESTVKSTNDPDKKSMLERMLCNVEKAIENLENAVKSKDEHKIKESQELLLKEARDPLAEWLDKKKGATVTEHSIFNKLSQHWESEFHKDMDALNVLRPNVLTRVSEYVPEIVRFIEKIIENGLAYESNGSIYFDVASFDKQDKHYYAKLVPEAYGDTSSLQEGEGDLSSSEASEKRSPTDFALWKRSKGGEPWWESPWGNGRPGWHIECSVMASIICGESLDIHTGGVDLKFPHHDNELAQAEAYFNNSHWVRYFLHSGHLTIAGCKMSKSLKNFITIQDALKKHSARQLRLAFLLHSWKDTLDYSDNTMNMAIQYEKFLNEFFLNVKCIIRSLGSQTDINTFSKWTNFEMELNEKFYNAKDSVHNALCDNIDTRSALDAIRDLVSHCNIYIKQVKQPNTLLLRDIAVYITKIFTIFGAISSSHDTIGFPVDDTATNMNLEETVMPYLEILASFREKVRNHAKTLKATSILEECDKLRDDILPNIGVRLEDSTEEVCKVKLVNKEELLREKEAKKKLELEKSLEKERRKAEAAAASAAKEAQKKIPPSEMFKLEKDKYSQFDENGIPTHDIDGKEISKGQMKKLQKLQQAQEKKYNEYLASIQNGA; encoded by the exons ATGGCAAAGAGAGTTCAACCTTCGTGGGTTCCTCCACAAAGAAAGAACAGTTCAGTTCTTAAATTATACAATAGTTTAACTAGAGATAAAGAAGTATTTGTTCCTCAGTTTGGAAACCGTATATTATGGTACAGTTGTGGACCCACAGTGTATGATGCATCACATATGGGACATGCCAG GTCATATATATCTTTTGATATATTAAGGCGTGTGTTATCAGATTATTTTGGATATGATGTTTTATACGTAATGAATATTACTGATATAGATGATAAAATCATAAAAAGAGCTAGACAAAATTATTTATATGACAAATATGTTGGTGAGGCTCATACACTTGATGAAATTTTGGATGATGCAAAAAGTGTAATGTGTATATttgaaagtacagtaaaaagcaCAAATGATCCAGATAAAAAATCCATGTTGGAAAGAATGTTATGCAATGTTGAAAAGGCTATCGAGAATCTTGAAAATGCTGTAAAATCGAAAGATGAACACAAAATTAAGGAATCTCAAGAA TTACTTTTAAAAGAGGCACGAGATCCCTTGGCAGAATGGTTGGACAAAAAGAAAGGAGCAACagttactgaacattcaatattTAACAAATTGTCCCAACATTGGGAATCAGAATTCCATAAGGATATGGATGCTTTAAAT gTACTAAGACCAAATGTTTTAACAAGAGTTAGTGAGTATGTTCCTGAGATCGTAAGATTTATTGAAAAGATCATAGAAAATGGTCTTGCCTACGAAAGCAATGGTTCCATATATTTCGATGTTGCAAGCTTCGACAAACAGGACAAACATTATTATGCCAAGCTTGTTCCAGAAGCATATGGAGATACGTCGAGTTTACAAGAAGGAGAAG GAGACTTGAGTAGTTCAGAGGCATCTGAAAAACGATCGCCGACAGATTTTGCACTTTGGAAACGTTCAAAAGGAGGAGAACCATGGTGGGAAAGTCCATGGGGTAATGGTCGACCAGGCTGGCATATAGAATGCTCAGTCATGGCTTCCATAATTTGTGGAGAAAGTTTAGACATTCATACTGGTGGAGTCGATCTGAAGTTCCCACATCACGATAATGAACTGGCACAAGCAGAAGCCTACTTTAACAATTCTCATTGGGTTAGATATTTCCTTCATTCTGGTCATTTGACCATAGCAGGCTGCAAAATGTCGAAATCTCTGAAAAATTTCATTACCATACAAGATGCACTGAAGAAACATTCGGCTAGACAACTCAGACTTGCATTTCTTTTGCATTCGTGGAAAGATACATTAGATTATAGCGATAATaccatgaatatggctattcagtatgagaaatttttaaat GAATTCTTTTTAAATGTTAAGTGCATAATTAGATCTTTGGGTTCACAAACAGATATTAATACTTTCAGTAAATGGACAAACTTTGAAATGGAACTAAATGAAAAGTTCTATAATGCTAAGGATTCTGTACATAATGCATTGTGTG ATAATATTGATACAAGAAGTGCGCTCGATGCGATAAGGGATCTTGTGTCGCACtgcaatatttatataaaacaAGTTAAACAACCAAACACACTGTTACTTAGAGATATTGCTGTTTATATCACAAAAATATTTACCATATTTGGCGCAATATCTTCCTCGCATGATACTATTGGCTTCCCAGTGGACGATACGGCAACAAATATGAAC CTTGAAGAAACTGTTATGCCGTATCTTGAAATTTTGGCAAGTTTCCGAGAAAAAGTGAGAAATCATGCTAAAACGCTGAAGGCCACCAGTATTCTTGAGGAATGCGATAAACTGCGTGATGATATTTTACCAAATATTGGAGTGCGTTTAGAAGATAGTACTGAAGAAGTTTGCAAAGTTAAACTAGTGAACAAGGAAGAGCTTTTGAGGGAAAAAGAAGCTAAAAAGAAGCTTGAACTCGAGAAGTCTTTAGAAAAAGAAAGGAGAAAGGCTGAAGCCGCTGCAGCTTCTGCAGCAAAAGAAGCACAAAAGAAAATTCCTCCTTCTGAAATGTTCAAGTTAGAAAAGGATAAATATTCTCAATTTGATGAAAAC GGTATACCGACGCATGATATTGACGGTAAAGAAATCAGCAAAGGTCAGATGAAAAAGTTGCAAAAGTTGCAGCAAGCACAAGAAAAGAAATACAATGAGTATCTTGCGTCCATTCAGAACGGTGCATAA